Proteins from one Falco cherrug isolate bFalChe1 chromosome 7, bFalChe1.pri, whole genome shotgun sequence genomic window:
- the SHC4 gene encoding SHC-transforming protein 4 isoform X4, producing MLLKHDCFQLVSLTYMGCIEVLQSMRSLDFGTRTQVTREAISRLCEAVSGTNGAIKKRKPPVKFLSSVLGKSNLQFSGVNIKLTISTSSLTLINVDTQQIIANHHMQSISFASGGDPDTTDYVAYVAKDPVNQRACHILECPNGMAQEVINTIGQAFELRFKQYLKNPSSLVTPNESEAANANGSAGNSQEREDHEYYNEIPGKEPPTGGVLDMRMKVQTDQRANCLIQCKKQHCLTGSPAFINIYENCPEENKTLGNCGERSQKTKKEATLLKPAYKTDLFDDPCYINTQTVQSAVCTARGTATTQTHGSPLRQAKLPEAVLQSATSNTAGLCVPPQIKQQLKNEDCYHGKLNRKAAESLLVNDGDFLVRESTTSPGQYVLSGLQGGQAKHLLLVDPEGKVRTKDHIFDSVGHLIQYHMENNLPIISSGSEVSLKQPVRKESNLGHMQYHK from the exons TACATGGGCTGTATTGAAGTGCTGCAGTCAATGAGATCCCTGGACTTTGGCACACGAACACAAGTCACCAG ggAAGCAATAAGCCGACTGTGTGAAGCTGTATCAGGTACAAATGGAGCTATAAAAAAGCGGAAG CCTCCAGTGAAGTTTCTGTCTTCTGTACTTGGCAAAAGTAACCTTCAGTTTTCTGGCGTGAATATAAAGCTGACCATTTCAACAAGCAGCCTTACTTTGATTAATGTTGACACGCAGCAG ATTATTGCCAACCATCACATGCAGTCCATCTCATTTGCTTCTGGAGGTGACCCA GATACAACAGACTACGTTGCATATGTAGCCAAAGATCCTGTTAATCAGAGAG CATGCCACATCCTGGAATGTCCCAATGGGATGGCGCAGGAGGTGATAAACACCATAGGACAGGCTTTTGAGCTCCGGTTCAAACAGTACCTGAAGAATCCATCTAGCCTGGTTACACCTAATGAAAG TGAGGCAGCAAATGCTAATGGATCAGCTGGGAATTCACAGGAGAGGGAGGATCATGAATATTACAACGAAATTCCAGGGAAAGAGCCTCCCACCGGTGGAGTGTTAGACATGCGAATGAAAGTGCAAACAGACCAAAGGGCTAATTGTCTTATACAGTGCAAAAAGCAGCATTGCTTG ACAGGCAGCCCAGCATTCATCAATATATATGAAAATtgtccagaagaaaacaaaactctgg GTAATTGTGGTGAAAGatcacagaagacaaaaaaagaggCAACATTATTGAAGCCTGCCTACAAAACAGATCTTTTTGATGATCCGTGTTACATCAACACACAGACCGTGCAGTCTGCAGTCTGTACAGCCCGCGGTACAGCAACAACACAGACCCACGGGAGCCCACTGCGTCAGGCCA AGTTACCGGAAGCTGTTCTGCAGAGTGCCACAAGCAACACAGCTGGTCTCTGTGTTCCGCCGCAAATAAAGCAACAGCTAAAGAATGAAGATTGTTACCATGGCAAATtaaacaggaaagcagcagagagcctCTTAGTAAACGATGGGGATTTTCTGGTGCGAGAGAGCACAACGTCACCTGGTCAGTACGTCCTCAGTGGACTTCAGGGAGGGCAAGCAAAGCATCTGCTCTTGGTGGATCCTGAGGGCAAG GTGAGAACCAAAGACCATATATTTGATAGTGTGGGTCATCTTATTCAGTAtcacatggaaaataatttgccaATCATCTCTTCTGGAAGTGAAGTGAGCTTGAAGCAGCCTGTGAGGAAAGAAAGTAATCTGGGACACATGCAATATCACAAATAA